Proteins encoded in a region of the Acidobacteriota bacterium genome:
- a CDS encoding glucosidase, giving the protein MSKPGADHTAESRRLEEDARRERNWKRWGPYVSERQWATVREDYSPYGNCWDYFSHDHARSRAYRWGEDGLLGIADRECRLAFALALWNGKDPILKERLFGLAGPEGNHGEDVKELYYYLDSTPTHSYMKALYKYPQMEFPYARLVEENRRRGQGAPELELADTGAFDGGRYFDVTAEYAKGSPDDLLIRITVANRGPEAATLHLLPTLWFRNTWVWGAKHEATTVKPALTRAGASAIRADHETLGRYTLAVGHGPDGKAPELLFTENETNTQKLFGSSNASPHVKDALHDHVVSGRRDAVNPEGKGTKAAAHYILTIPAGGEHVVHLRLTSHAEAVDRPLGAEFAETFLARKKEADAFYDAHAPKAMTPDERLVWRQGNAGLLWSKQFYHYVVNDWLEGDSKQPAPDGARNGGRNHDWGHMYSRDIISMPDKWEYPWFAAWDLAFHMIPFAKLDPTFAKDQLVLFLREWYMHPNGQLPAYEFAFGDVNPPVHAWAAWRVYKMTGARGERDRHFLARVFQKLLLNFTWWVNRKDVDGRNIFAGGFLGLDNIGVFDRSQPLPTGGHLEQADGTAWMAFYCSTMLSMALELAVDDPAYEDMASKFLEHFVAIADAMNRLGGTGLWDESDGFYYDRLHVDGQSIPLRVRSLVGVIPLFAVEILEDDVIDRLPGFKKRMEWFLENRTDLAGTISVMAPNGSGHGHRLLAIPTRERLEKVLRYLFDETEFLSPHGIRSVSKFHEREPYVFHSMGQDYRVDYVPGESNTGLFGGNSNWRGPIWFPLNFLIVEALERYHHFYGDDLKVELPTGSGRWVTLKEASSEIASRLSGIFLPDASGARPVHGGDARYSSDPAFKDLVLFYEYFHGESGRGVGASHQTGWTA; this is encoded by the coding sequence ATGTCGAAGCCCGGAGCGGACCACACGGCCGAGTCGCGCCGTCTCGAAGAGGACGCGCGGCGGGAGAGGAACTGGAAGCGCTGGGGCCCCTACGTGTCGGAGCGGCAGTGGGCCACCGTCCGCGAGGACTACTCCCCTTACGGGAACTGCTGGGATTATTTCTCGCACGATCACGCGCGGAGCCGCGCCTACCGGTGGGGTGAGGACGGCCTTCTGGGCATCGCCGATCGCGAGTGCCGGCTCGCCTTCGCCCTCGCGCTGTGGAACGGGAAAGACCCGATCCTCAAAGAGCGTCTCTTCGGCCTCGCAGGCCCCGAGGGGAACCACGGCGAGGACGTGAAGGAGCTCTACTACTACCTCGACTCGACGCCGACGCACAGCTACATGAAGGCACTCTACAAGTACCCTCAAATGGAGTTTCCGTACGCCCGCCTCGTCGAGGAGAACCGCCGGCGCGGACAGGGGGCCCCCGAGCTGGAGCTGGCCGACACGGGCGCCTTCGACGGGGGGCGGTACTTCGACGTCACCGCGGAGTACGCGAAAGGATCTCCCGACGACCTCCTGATCCGCATCACCGTCGCGAACCGGGGTCCCGAGGCGGCGACGCTTCATCTTCTCCCGACGCTCTGGTTCCGGAATACCTGGGTCTGGGGGGCCAAGCACGAAGCCACCACGGTGAAGCCCGCCCTCACCCGCGCCGGCGCCTCCGCGATACGCGCAGATCACGAGACGCTCGGCCGGTACACCCTGGCCGTGGGGCACGGCCCCGACGGAAAGGCCCCTGAGCTTCTCTTCACCGAGAACGAGACGAACACTCAGAAGCTCTTCGGAAGCTCCAACGCCTCTCCGCACGTTAAGGACGCCCTCCACGATCACGTCGTCTCGGGCCGGCGCGACGCCGTGAACCCCGAGGGGAAGGGTACGAAGGCCGCCGCCCACTACATCCTCACGATTCCCGCCGGCGGCGAGCACGTCGTCCACCTCCGGCTGACGTCTCACGCCGAGGCGGTCGACAGACCCCTCGGCGCCGAGTTCGCGGAGACGTTTCTGGCGCGAAAGAAAGAGGCCGACGCCTTCTACGACGCGCACGCGCCGAAGGCGATGACTCCCGACGAGCGCCTCGTCTGGCGCCAGGGGAACGCGGGGCTTCTCTGGAGCAAGCAGTTCTACCACTACGTCGTCAACGACTGGCTCGAGGGGGACTCGAAGCAGCCCGCTCCCGACGGCGCCCGGAACGGAGGGCGCAATCACGACTGGGGGCACATGTACAGCCGGGACATCATCTCGATGCCCGACAAGTGGGAGTACCCCTGGTTCGCCGCGTGGGACCTCGCGTTCCACATGATCCCCTTCGCGAAGCTCGACCCGACCTTCGCGAAAGACCAGCTCGTCCTGTTCCTCCGCGAGTGGTACATGCACCCGAACGGCCAGCTCCCCGCCTACGAGTTCGCCTTCGGCGACGTGAACCCGCCGGTCCACGCGTGGGCGGCCTGGCGCGTCTACAAGATGACCGGGGCGCGCGGCGAGCGCGACCGACACTTCCTGGCCCGCGTCTTCCAGAAGCTCCTTTTGAACTTCACCTGGTGGGTCAACCGGAAGGACGTCGACGGCCGGAACATCTTCGCGGGGGGCTTCCTCGGCCTCGACAACATCGGCGTCTTCGACAGGTCGCAGCCCCTCCCGACAGGCGGGCACCTCGAGCAGGCCGACGGCACGGCGTGGATGGCCTTCTACTGCTCGACGATGCTCTCGATGGCCCTCGAGCTGGCGGTGGACGACCCCGCGTACGAGGACATGGCCTCGAAGTTCCTCGAGCACTTCGTCGCCATCGCCGACGCGATGAACCGGCTGGGGGGCACCGGCCTGTGGGATGAATCGGATGGTTTCTACTACGACCGGCTGCACGTGGACGGGCAGTCGATCCCCCTGCGGGTGCGGTCGCTGGTCGGGGTGATTCCGTTGTTTGCGGTCGAGATCCTCGAGGACGACGTCATCGATCGCCTCCCCGGGTTCAAGAAGCGGATGGAGTGGTTCCTCGAGAACCGCACCGACCTCGCCGGAACGATCAGCGTCATGGCGCCCAATGGGTCGGGGCACGGGCATCGGCTTCTGGCGATTCCGACGCGCGAGAGGCTCGAGAAGGTCCTTCGATACCTGTTCGACGAGACGGAGTTTCTCTCGCCTCACGGGATCCGCTCGGTCTCGAAGTTCCACGAGAGGGAGCCGTACGTCTTCCACAGCATGGGGCAGGACTACCGGGTCGATTACGTCCCGGGGGAGTCGAACACGGGCCTCTTCGGTGGGAACTCGAACTGGCGCGGCCCGATCTGGTTCCCGCTCAACTTCCTCATCGTCGAGGCGCTGGAGCGCTACCACCACTTCTACGGCGACGACCTCAAGGTCGAGCTGCCGACCGGCTCGGGGCGGTGGGTCACGCTCAAGGAAGCGTCATCCGAGATTGCTTCGCGGTTGTCGGGGATCTTCCTGCCGGATGCGTCAGGGGCTCGGCCGGTGCACGGGGGAGATGCCCGTTACTCCTCGGATCCCGCGTTCAAGGATCTGGTGCTCTTCTATGAGTACTTCCACGGGGAGAGCGGCCGCGGCGTGGGGGCATCGCATCAGACGGGGTGGACGGCGC
- a CDS encoding VOC family protein: protein MTVSSMDRSLRFFTEVLPFTKVSDVELSGDAFEHLDGVFGARARVVRLRLGDEALDLTEYLAPKGRPIPADSRSEDGWFQHVAIVVSDMDRAYEHLRSHGVEHASTGPQKLPEWNRGAAGIRAFYFKDPDGHVLEVISFPPGKGDPKWQRPGGGLFLGIDHTAIVVRDTDASLRLYRDTLGLHVAGESENYGVEQEHLNNVFGARLRITSLRAGSGPGIEFLEYLAPSDGRPYPLDSKASDLWQWQTRLATRDADAAAKAVRPAGGRWISAGAVSDGSARAAQVRDADGHALLLTSTN from the coding sequence ATGACCGTCTCGTCGATGGATCGCTCCTTGCGCTTCTTCACCGAGGTCCTCCCCTTCACGAAGGTCTCGGACGTCGAGCTCTCCGGGGACGCCTTCGAGCACCTCGACGGAGTCTTCGGCGCCCGCGCGCGCGTCGTGCGGCTGCGCCTCGGCGACGAGGCGCTCGACCTGACGGAGTACCTCGCGCCGAAGGGACGGCCGATCCCGGCCGACTCCCGGAGCGAGGACGGCTGGTTCCAGCACGTCGCGATCGTCGTCTCCGACATGGATCGGGCCTACGAGCACCTGAGGAGCCACGGCGTCGAGCACGCCTCGACCGGGCCGCAGAAACTCCCCGAGTGGAACCGCGGCGCCGCGGGGATCCGCGCCTTCTACTTCAAGGACCCGGACGGGCACGTCCTCGAGGTGATCTCGTTCCCGCCGGGAAAGGGGGACCCGAAGTGGCAGCGCCCGGGGGGTGGCCTCTTCCTCGGCATCGACCACACCGCCATCGTCGTGAGAGACACCGACGCCAGCCTGAGGCTCTACCGCGACACCCTCGGCCTTCACGTGGCCGGCGAGAGCGAGAACTACGGCGTGGAGCAGGAGCACCTCAACAACGTCTTCGGGGCGCGGCTCCGGATCACGTCTCTGAGGGCGGGCTCGGGCCCCGGAATCGAGTTCCTCGAGTACCTCGCGCCGTCGGACGGACGCCCCTATCCCCTCGACTCGAAGGCGAGCGATCTCTGGCAGTGGCAAACGCGCCTCGCGACGCGGGATGCCGATGCCGCCGCGAAGGCGGTCCGCCCCGCAGGCGGGCGTTGGATCTCGGCGGGAGCCGTGAGTGACGGCTCCGCGCGGGCCGCGCAGGTGCGCGACGCCGACGGCCATGCCCTTCTTCTGACCTCAACGAACTGA
- a CDS encoding GMC family oxidoreductase, with product MGDNGRYDVIIIGTGAGGGTLAYRLAPSGKKILLLERGPYVPREKENWSTRAVNVEARYNTKEQWRDRDGKPLHPHTNYFVGGNTKFYGSALFRLRREDFGELRHHGGLSPAWPITYDDLEPYYMQAESLYHVHGERGVDPTEPHASGPYPFPAVSHEPRIQRLHDDLARLGHKPFHVPLGIMLDEKNRSKSPCIRCSTCDGHPCLVNAKSDAQVVCVDPALTHPNVTLLTDAFVSRLETGPSGREVTKVHVERNGEKETYSAGIVVVSGGAINSAALLLRSADAKHPNGLANGSDVVGRHYMGHINSILLAISKTPNPSIFQKTLALNDWYFASKDWDFPMGHISFVGKLDADTLSAGAPSIVPGMTLDLMAKHSLDFWMTSEDLPDPDNRVTLDREGRIVLSYGPNNEEGHKRLQAKLKSLLKEIDCHDHLLPCNFFVGQRLPLAAVAHQNGTVRFGRDPKTSALDPSCRAHEVENLYVVDGSFFPSSAAVNPALTIMANALRVGDHLLERLR from the coding sequence ATGGGTGACAACGGCCGTTACGACGTCATCATCATCGGGACCGGAGCCGGCGGCGGCACGCTGGCCTACAGGCTGGCCCCGTCGGGGAAGAAGATCCTCCTCCTCGAGCGCGGCCCCTACGTCCCGCGCGAGAAGGAGAACTGGAGCACGCGCGCCGTCAACGTCGAGGCCCGGTACAACACGAAGGAGCAGTGGCGCGACAGGGACGGCAAGCCCCTGCACCCGCACACCAATTACTTCGTCGGCGGAAACACCAAGTTCTACGGCTCCGCCCTGTTCAGGTTGAGGCGAGAGGATTTCGGCGAGCTGCGCCACCACGGCGGGCTCTCCCCCGCCTGGCCGATCACATACGACGATCTCGAGCCGTACTACATGCAGGCGGAGAGCCTCTACCACGTGCACGGCGAGCGCGGCGTCGATCCCACGGAGCCTCACGCCAGCGGGCCGTACCCGTTCCCCGCGGTGAGCCACGAGCCGCGCATCCAACGGCTCCACGACGACCTCGCGCGGCTCGGCCACAAGCCCTTCCACGTCCCCCTCGGCATCATGCTCGACGAGAAGAACCGCTCGAAGAGCCCCTGCATCCGCTGCAGCACCTGCGACGGCCACCCGTGCCTCGTGAACGCCAAGTCCGACGCCCAGGTCGTCTGCGTCGATCCGGCCCTCACGCACCCGAACGTCACGCTCCTCACCGACGCCTTCGTCTCGCGCCTGGAGACCGGGCCGTCGGGGCGCGAGGTGACGAAAGTGCACGTCGAGAGGAACGGCGAGAAGGAGACGTACTCGGCCGGGATCGTCGTCGTGTCGGGAGGGGCCATCAACTCGGCGGCGCTCCTCCTGAGGTCGGCCGACGCGAAACACCCGAACGGCCTCGCGAACGGAAGCGACGTCGTCGGACGGCACTACATGGGGCACATCAACTCGATCCTCCTCGCCATCTCGAAGACGCCGAACCCGTCGATATTCCAGAAGACGCTCGCGCTCAACGACTGGTACTTCGCCTCGAAGGACTGGGATTTCCCGATGGGGCACATCTCCTTCGTCGGCAAGCTCGACGCCGACACCCTTTCGGCCGGCGCTCCGTCGATCGTCCCGGGCATGACGCTCGATCTCATGGCGAAGCACTCCCTCGACTTCTGGATGACGTCGGAGGACCTCCCCGACCCGGACAACCGGGTCACGCTCGACCGCGAGGGGCGGATTGTCCTGTCGTACGGGCCGAACAACGAGGAGGGGCACAAGCGCCTCCAGGCGAAGCTCAAGAGCCTCCTCAAGGAGATCGACTGCCACGACCATCTCCTCCCGTGCAACTTCTTCGTCGGGCAGAGGCTTCCTCTCGCCGCTGTGGCCCATCAGAACGGCACGGTGAGGTTCGGCCGCGACCCGAAGACCTCGGCCCTCGATCCGAGCTGCCGCGCGCACGAGGTGGAGAACCTCTACGTCGTGGACGGGAGCTTCTTCCCGTCGAGCGCCGCGGTGAACCCGGCCCTCACGATCATGGCGAACGCGCTCCGCGTCGGCGATCACCTCCTCGAGAGGCTGCGGTGA
- a CDS encoding aquaporin, whose translation MEAAGLGVFMISACVFGSLLEYSGSPVRQAIGDPMLRRALMGVCMGLTAVAIIYSPWGQRSGAHINPATTLTFWRLGKIDGRDAALYVLSQFAGGAAGIFVASRLLGGALRSADVNFVATLPGPGGPRVAFAAEVGISFLLMLTVLTVSNQPRIARFTGLFAGTLVATYITFEAPISGMSMNPARSFASAWEGSIWTSFWIYVTAPLAGMLAAAELYKTIRSSAAVLCAKHHHDNDQRCIFRCNYMPAVRRASGDRDG comes from the coding sequence ATGGAGGCGGCCGGGCTGGGGGTCTTCATGATCTCGGCCTGCGTGTTCGGCTCGCTCCTCGAGTACTCCGGCTCCCCGGTGCGCCAGGCGATCGGCGATCCGATGCTGAGGCGCGCCCTCATGGGCGTGTGCATGGGGCTGACGGCGGTCGCGATCATCTACTCGCCGTGGGGGCAGCGCTCAGGAGCGCACATCAACCCGGCGACGACGCTCACCTTCTGGCGCCTCGGCAAGATCGACGGCCGCGACGCCGCGCTCTACGTCCTGTCCCAGTTCGCGGGCGGCGCCGCCGGGATCTTCGTCGCCTCCCGCCTGCTGGGAGGGGCGCTCCGCAGCGCCGATGTGAACTTCGTCGCCACGCTGCCGGGGCCCGGCGGCCCGCGCGTCGCGTTCGCGGCGGAGGTCGGCATCTCGTTCCTGCTCATGCTCACGGTCCTCACCGTGAGCAACCAGCCGCGCATCGCCAGGTTCACGGGGCTCTTCGCGGGGACGCTCGTCGCGACCTACATCACGTTCGAAGCCCCGATCTCGGGCATGAGCATGAATCCCGCGCGCTCGTTCGCGTCCGCGTGGGAGGGATCGATCTGGACCTCCTTCTGGATCTACGTGACCGCGCCGCTCGCCGGAATGCTCGCGGCGGCCGAGCTCTACAAGACCATCCGGAGCTCCGCGGCCGTTCTGTGCGCGAAGCACCATCACGACAACGACCAGCGGTGCATCTTCCGCTGCAACTACATGCCGGCGGTGCGCCGTGCCAGTGGAGACAGAGATGGGTGA
- a CDS encoding glucose 1-dehydrogenase — protein sequence MKAIAVTPGTKKLTLLETAEPKLRTATDVKIRMLDVGICGTDREICAFEYGTPPRGDQNLVIGHESLGRVIELGPGATKLKVGDLVVPMVRRPCPHDTCVACRSGRQDFCYTGDFTERGIKEAHGFMTEVVVDDQDYMNPVPASLRDVAVLVEPLTIAEKALMQLEQVQMRMPWAQGVSLRGSMRWKKSAVILGAGPVGLLGAMAFANAGFDTYVYSRSGGNADKPRIVESFGAKYVPAETTSFEKLREIVGNIDLVYEAVGASKTAFDLLGVLGTNGVFVFTGVPGRKAPVEVDTDLLMRNLVLKNQVVFGTVNAGKETFAAAIKDLGAFVERWPGAVKSLVTGRFPIEAHRDLLLARPTGIKNVLAFAS from the coding sequence ATGAAAGCGATCGCCGTCACGCCCGGAACGAAGAAGCTCACGCTCCTCGAGACCGCGGAGCCGAAATTGAGAACCGCGACGGACGTGAAGATCCGGATGCTCGACGTGGGCATCTGCGGCACGGATCGCGAGATCTGCGCCTTCGAGTACGGCACGCCGCCGCGCGGCGATCAGAACCTCGTCATCGGACACGAGTCCCTCGGCCGCGTCATCGAGCTGGGCCCGGGCGCCACGAAGCTGAAGGTCGGCGACCTCGTCGTCCCGATGGTCCGCCGCCCGTGCCCGCACGACACGTGCGTCGCCTGCCGCAGCGGTCGCCAGGACTTCTGCTACACCGGCGACTTCACGGAGCGGGGGATCAAGGAAGCCCACGGCTTCATGACCGAGGTCGTCGTGGACGACCAGGACTACATGAACCCCGTCCCGGCCTCCCTCCGCGACGTCGCCGTCCTCGTCGAGCCCCTCACGATCGCCGAGAAGGCGCTGATGCAGCTCGAGCAGGTCCAGATGCGGATGCCCTGGGCGCAGGGTGTCTCGCTCCGAGGCTCGATGCGCTGGAAGAAGAGCGCCGTCATCCTCGGCGCCGGCCCGGTGGGGCTCCTCGGCGCGATGGCCTTCGCGAACGCGGGCTTCGACACGTACGTCTACTCCCGCTCGGGGGGGAACGCGGACAAGCCGCGGATCGTCGAGTCGTTCGGCGCGAAGTACGTCCCGGCCGAGACGACCTCGTTCGAAAAGCTGAGAGAGATCGTCGGGAACATCGATCTCGTCTACGAGGCGGTCGGCGCCTCGAAGACGGCGTTCGATCTCCTGGGCGTCCTCGGCACGAACGGCGTCTTCGTCTTCACCGGAGTCCCGGGCCGCAAGGCCCCCGTCGAGGTCGACACGGATCTCCTGATGCGGAACCTCGTCCTCAAGAATCAGGTCGTCTTCGGGACCGTCAACGCGGGAAAGGAGACCTTCGCCGCCGCCATCAAGGACCTCGGCGCGTTCGTCGAGCGGTGGCCCGGCGCGGTGAAGAGCCTCGTCACGGGACGGTTCCCGATCGAGGCGCACCGGGACCTCCTCCTCGCGCGCCCCACCGGGATCAAGAACGTCCTGGCGTTCGCCTCCTGA
- a CDS encoding DoxX family protein has protein sequence MAVGLRGGGLAVSWLCQLLAAGILGQTLFFKFTGAPESVYIFSTLGLEPWGRIGSGVAELVAALLLLAPRTAWLGALMTMGVLSGAIVAHLTRLGIVVQGDGGLLFALALVAFASAAAVAFLRRRDVPILNRFLDHGDVR, from the coding sequence ATGGCAGTAGGGCTCCGCGGCGGCGGGCTCGCGGTGAGCTGGCTCTGCCAGCTCCTGGCCGCCGGGATCCTCGGACAGACACTCTTCTTCAAGTTCACGGGAGCCCCCGAATCGGTCTACATCTTCTCGACGCTCGGCCTCGAGCCGTGGGGGCGCATCGGGTCGGGGGTCGCCGAGCTCGTCGCGGCACTCCTCCTCCTCGCCCCCCGCACCGCGTGGCTCGGCGCCCTGATGACGATGGGGGTCCTCTCGGGCGCGATCGTCGCGCACCTCACCCGCCTCGGCATCGTGGTCCAGGGGGACGGCGGGCTCCTCTTCGCACTCGCCCTCGTCGCGTTCGCCTCCGCGGCCGCGGTCGCGTTCCTCAGGCGCCGCGACGTTCCGATCCTCAACCGATTCCTCGACCATGGAGATGTCCGATGA
- a CDS encoding GNAT family N-acetyltransferase has translation MLQRQMVTPGLTYAPPAAPFTTPEAYPAFREALPTTETAQGRYRVRFAKSSDDLDAVLRLRFDVFNLELGEGMDASFETGRDEDAFDPLCHHLMVEEAATGRLVGTYRMMTSSMAARGRGFYSAGEFYLGLLPDAVLDQAIEVGRACIHADFRNRQTLYLLWKGLASYMTWNRKRYLFGCCSLTSQDPAVGIGALARLAADGAVDRDLRVVPLPGLECRLTPADAMPAGETRLPILFRTYLRHGAKVLGPPAIDRDFKTIDFFTCLDVASMAPEHRRLFFS, from the coding sequence ATGCTGCAGAGACAGATGGTCACGCCGGGCCTCACGTACGCTCCGCCCGCCGCGCCGTTCACGACTCCCGAAGCCTACCCGGCCTTCCGGGAGGCCCTACCCACCACGGAGACGGCCCAGGGGCGCTACCGCGTGCGCTTCGCGAAGAGCTCCGACGATCTCGACGCGGTCCTCAGGCTGCGGTTCGACGTCTTCAACCTGGAGCTCGGAGAGGGAATGGACGCCTCGTTCGAGACGGGGCGCGACGAGGATGCGTTCGATCCCCTCTGCCATCACCTGATGGTCGAGGAGGCGGCGACCGGGCGGCTGGTCGGAACGTACCGGATGATGACCAGCTCGATGGCCGCGCGCGGCCGCGGCTTCTACTCGGCCGGCGAGTTTTACCTCGGCCTCCTCCCCGACGCCGTCCTCGATCAGGCGATCGAGGTGGGGCGCGCCTGCATCCACGCCGACTTCCGCAATCGGCAGACTCTGTATCTCCTCTGGAAGGGGCTGGCGTCCTACATGACGTGGAACCGGAAGCGGTACCTGTTCGGCTGCTGCTCGCTGACGAGCCAGGATCCGGCGGTCGGCATCGGCGCCCTCGCGCGCCTCGCCGCGGACGGGGCGGTCGATCGCGATCTGCGCGTGGTGCCGCTCCCCGGCCTCGAGTGCCGGCTCACCCCCGCGGACGCGATGCCGGCCGGGGAGACCCGCCTCCCGATTCTGTTCAGGACGTACCTCCGCCATGGGGCGAAGGTGCTGGGGCCGCCCGCGATCGATCGCGACTTCAAGACCATCGACTTCTTCACCTGCCTCGACGTCGCGTCGATGGCACCCGAGCACCGGAGGCTCTTCTTCTCGTGA
- a CDS encoding 1-acyl-sn-glycerol-3-phosphate acyltransferase: MSALRSILRVAGAAAVTAAGYAVLAAASPARRGRVVRLWARAMLRILGARLEVRGKRPEGPFLLVANHLGYVDVLVLASQLDCVFVAKDDVASWPLVGRLCRTAGTLFVSRERKSDAPRAAARIESALREGRSVVLFPEGTSSEGATVLPFKSALLGAAARAGVPVACAALTYATSPGDAPARLAICWWGDMEFTRHLLDLLRLPRFAARLSFGAERVFNADRKVLAVRLWHSVRRQFEPVTS; encoded by the coding sequence GTGAGCGCGCTCCGGTCGATCCTGAGGGTGGCCGGCGCGGCCGCCGTGACCGCCGCGGGGTACGCGGTCCTCGCGGCCGCCTCGCCCGCGCGGAGGGGCCGCGTCGTGCGCCTCTGGGCGCGCGCGATGCTCCGGATCCTCGGCGCCCGCCTCGAGGTGCGGGGGAAGCGCCCGGAAGGGCCCTTCCTCCTCGTCGCGAACCATCTCGGCTACGTGGACGTCCTCGTCCTCGCGTCGCAGCTCGACTGCGTCTTCGTCGCGAAGGACGACGTCGCCTCGTGGCCTCTCGTGGGCCGCCTCTGCCGCACGGCCGGGACCCTCTTCGTCTCGCGCGAGCGGAAGTCCGACGCGCCGCGAGCCGCCGCCAGGATCGAGTCGGCGCTCCGCGAGGGGCGCTCCGTGGTCCTCTTCCCCGAGGGGACGAGCTCCGAGGGGGCGACGGTCCTTCCTTTCAAGTCGGCGCTCCTGGGTGCGGCGGCGCGCGCGGGCGTCCCGGTCGCGTGCGCGGCGCTCACGTACGCCACCTCGCCCGGCGACGCGCCGGCCCGTCTCGCGATCTGCTGGTGGGGCGACATGGAGTTCACACGGCATCTTCTCGATCTTCTCCGCCTGCCGCGGTTCGCCGCGCGGCTGTCGTTCGGCGCGGAGAGGGTCTTCAACGCGGACCGGAAGGTCCTGGCGGTGAGGCTATGGCACTCCGTGCGACGGCAGTTCGAGCCCGTGACTTCGTAG
- a CDS encoding VTT domain-containing protein, which translates to MLPLLLSLAAGTLVSEDLTCAGAGFMVATGRAGFLEAALGCFLGIVAGDLLLHLAGRHLGRRFLARAPLRWILAEQDVARGAEWFARRGGATILLSRPIPGTRLPTYFAAGLFGMPVASFALWCAAGAALWTPALVAASAAAGGTARGATGHGGTAAIAAALALVMAVRGAAWLSSWSNRRRALGALRRLARWEFWPPWLFYPPVVAYVLALGLRHRSPSLFTAANPAIDSSGFVGESKIGILRGLATGGAPVARFRLLPAGLEAVDRAALLAEFMAREDLSFPVVLKPDVGQRGSRVAIARDVGEAARYLESAPFDVVAQEHIGGLEYGLFYYRLPEEPRGHLLSITEKTMPEVEGDGVRTIEELILGDRRAACMARVYLDRLRPRLGEIPRAGERVVLAELGTHCLGSIFLDGERLRTGELEDAVDRASAGYEGFHFGRYDVRATSEADLRAGRFTILELNGVTSESTDIYDPRNSLLDAYRRLFAQWRIAFEIGRRNRDRGARVTGVREIAALALSHLRASG; encoded by the coding sequence GTGCTCCCGCTCCTCCTCTCGCTCGCCGCCGGGACGCTCGTGAGCGAAGATCTCACCTGCGCCGGGGCGGGGTTCATGGTCGCGACGGGACGCGCCGGCTTCCTCGAAGCGGCGCTCGGCTGCTTCCTGGGGATCGTCGCCGGCGATCTCCTGCTCCATCTCGCGGGGCGCCACCTCGGCAGGCGGTTCCTGGCGCGGGCGCCGCTCAGGTGGATCCTCGCCGAGCAGGACGTCGCGCGCGGCGCCGAGTGGTTCGCCCGCCGGGGGGGCGCGACGATCCTCCTGTCCCGCCCGATCCCCGGGACGCGCCTTCCGACCTACTTCGCCGCGGGGCTCTTCGGCATGCCGGTGGCGTCGTTCGCCCTCTGGTGCGCCGCCGGGGCCGCCCTCTGGACCCCCGCGCTCGTCGCCGCGTCGGCCGCGGCCGGGGGAACCGCGCGCGGCGCGACCGGGCACGGCGGGACGGCGGCGATCGCCGCGGCCCTCGCACTCGTCATGGCCGTGCGCGGCGCGGCGTGGCTCTCCTCGTGGTCGAATCGCCGCCGGGCGCTCGGAGCGCTCCGTCGTCTCGCGCGGTGGGAGTTCTGGCCGCCGTGGCTCTTCTACCCGCCCGTCGTGGCGTACGTTCTCGCGCTCGGCCTCCGCCATCGCTCGCCGTCCCTCTTCACGGCCGCGAATCCCGCGATCGACAGCTCGGGGTTCGTCGGCGAGTCGAAGATCGGGATCCTGCGAGGCCTCGCGACGGGAGGGGCGCCCGTGGCGCGGTTCCGCCTCCTCCCCGCGGGCCTTGAGGCGGTGGATCGGGCGGCGCTCCTCGCGGAGTTCATGGCGCGCGAGGATCTCTCCTTCCCGGTGGTTCTCAAGCCCGACGTGGGCCAGCGCGGATCGCGGGTCGCGATCGCGAGGGATGTCGGCGAGGCGGCGCGGTACCTCGAGTCGGCGCCGTTCGACGTCGTCGCCCAGGAGCACATCGGGGGGCTCGAGTACGGCCTTTTCTACTACCGCCTTCCGGAGGAGCCGCGCGGCCACCTCCTCTCGATCACCGAGAAGACGATGCCCGAGGTCGAAGGAGACGGGGTGCGGACCATCGAGGAGCTGATCCTCGGCGACCGCCGCGCGGCCTGCATGGCGCGCGTCTACCTCGATCGCCTCAGGCCACGACTCGGCGAGATCCCCCGGGCGGGGGAGCGCGTCGTGCTCGCCGAGCTCGGGACGCACTGTCTCGGGTCGATCTTCCTGGACGGAGAGCGGCTCCGGACGGGCGAACTCGAGGATGCCGTCGATCGCGCGAGCGCGGGGTACGAGGGGTTTCACTTCGGACGCTACGACGTCCGCGCCACGAGCGAGGCGGATCTCCGCGCCGGCCGCTTCACGATCCTCGAGCTGAACGGCGTCACGTCGGAGTCGACGGACATCTACGATCCGCGGAACTCCCTCCTCGACGCGTACCGCCGCCTCTTCGCGCAGTGGCGGATCGCGTTCGAGATCGGGAGGCGGAACCGGGACCGCGGCGCCCGCGTGACGGGCGTGCGCGAGATCGCCGCGCTCGCCCTCTCCCACCTTCGCGCCTCCGGCTGA